Part of the Oncorhynchus tshawytscha isolate Ot180627B linkage group LG23, Otsh_v2.0, whole genome shotgun sequence genome, GGTGTGCCAACACGGCAAGAGGTACTCTGCGTGTCCTAAATGTTGTCGCTTAATGCCATATTTTGGCTTAAGATACATACACTAACATTTCTGTTTTGTTGCTGTCTTTTCACTTTAGCCCGAGCAGCTGCCCTGGGTTTGGACCTCCCTAGGACCCAGTTTGTCCCTTACCATCTTCGACCAACACGCCATAGAAGTTTTGATCCCATAAAAACCCACTATGAAAATAATTATGGCCCCAAAGAGGTTGAGTTTGAGCCTATCCTTCCGCACAACGTTGAAATCCAAGGGGATGGATATCCAAATGACTGGGCCTATGGACAAATCTTCCCCAGAGGCTTTCAACCCAAACCGTCTACACTGAACCATCACGGTTCTGATCTCAGTTTGGCTGACTCCTCTGTCTACACTCCCAAGGGACAATTTGTTAGCAGCCACAAGCCCAACTTTGAGCAGGTCAAGAATTCTGTGCCTCGACCAAATGCAATGGTAGCCCCTAGTCAGTTTGAGTACTCAGAGAAAGTGGACAATCGAGGCTACTATAAGTCTGTTGTAGTTCAGCCTGTCGCCAGCAGACGTAGAACAGCCCAGAGTGTGGTTTCACGACACCAGAGCAGAGGTGCTGTACCCTATGGAAAAAGTATCCTGTGGTCTTGGCCACAGACTTTTCCTCTAAATCCGCTCCACCATCCCAGAGTGGACTCATCAGCCCCCGAGGTAAGACAATTCTGATCCCAGGGCATGGTGCTGTCCATTCTGTGATCAAAGAGCTGAAATATGAAGCAGTTTGATTAAGTGTCAGAAAAAACAGGGATCCGGTTGGTTAAGATCCTAACGGACAAACTTTCCTTTGCAAACTACCTTTGTCTGAGGAGCCAACCATACCATTGGTGAGCAAATCGGTGACCTTATGCACTTTTTAAGGGCAAAACATGTAAGTTGTGTTTGTAATCCAGTACATTTACTTATCCATGACATCACTGTTCTGAATTACTATTTGGTTATGTGTTTATCCTTCAAATAAAATGTCCATGTTTTGAGATGGGTTTTTTTTATTACTCGGAAAAATTAAACTGCTAGACCAAGTAAATACTAACAATTTGCTACGTTTATAGAATTTTGGTTTAAGAAAAATTATCTAGCAGTAAGTGATGCACCAGAAgtgtagtttttaaaatatacacTTTGAACAGAAACAGATGTCCTTTTGAAAAATTGTTCAGTTTGCTTGTGACCTTCAGCTTTTGATCACCATAAGTGATTGTGTCCCTGTAAACCAATAGAAACTCAACCAGGGTCATATCCAATCTAAATACCTActccaaagatggtggataaattaaATTGGTTCACTCAAGCTGTTTAAAAATATTCCTCTAAGTGGGTGTTCCCTCTCTTGTGTGAGCATGCTTTCCTATGTGAGCTTACAGTTTCTCCATAtcagagccccacagtggaggtggcATAATACCCATGTATATCTCTgttggacaaggtgacttttatcaatctATTCGGCTCTATTTAATTATTTGAtcatgctaattagcatcaaagtagacatcatgcaaaactacaagctcctgcacgtcatctctagctgacttCTTTGctaacagctattgtttcaatttaaaacttgcacaataCAGTTCATAGAATTGTCaatttttaaagaaatgtagccaatttattcattactacatttagatACAATGGTGTAAAAATActataaagtactacttaagttgtgtTTTGGGGAATCTGTACTTTATTTTTGACAACTTATTTTATTACATTCCTGaacaaaataatgtactttttactccatacattttccctgacatccaaaagtactcagattttgaatgcttagcagggctGGAAAAaaggtccaattcatgcacttttTCCTCTAATCTGGTCGACTCAACTatacacatgcttcatttgtaaattgtgTTGAAGTGTGTtagagtgcccctggctatccattaTTTTTAAATCTAAAATTGtggtgtctggtttgcttaatataaggaatttgacatttttaaaacttttgatacttagtatatttaaaaccaaatactttgtcttttactcaggtagtattttactgggtgacttttacttgagtcattttctatgaaggtgtctacttttactcaagtatggcaactgggtactttttccaccactgattgttaatccagagattcttaccttttcCTCGATTTGGCAGTCTCGTGTAAATCATCATTGCATTTGTAGTTCTTTCTGATAGCGTATTAGCATTTTCTTTGGGGGGATAAACGCAGGTAAATACATtgctaaaagtcaccttgtcctaaacctagagagatttacatggttatcaaaatgtcacggccagggtaagcctacactaAACACAGcttttattttaagtgtttctaaaatcccctatgggaaaattGAATgttggaaaaacgattggaaccatttccctatttgaccgctaggttttatggttaATGTGACTCCTACTGTACTACTCTATATCTGGCATGCTCACATGAGCGAGGGAACAGCTGCCTCTGGTCTACTTATTGTCCCCAAAGTTGCCAGGATATCATGTGCATCACAGTATATATGTACACTCGTAACAAGCCAAGCAGTACAAAACTTCTATTACATCAAATAAGTGACACTTATCAAAATAGCAATATTTTTATCTTAACTAAATTCAACTCATATTGCCCCCCATACAAAATCTCCTCACTTGCTTAATAATTAATGATCTGCTTAATGTGGGCAGAATTTGAGCAGAGTACATCCTCTCTCTTagcctcttcctctctacctacACTTCATTAACCTCAAATGTATTTGCTGTAGGACTCACATCTACTGTTAAATGTGTCAAACCTCAGAATGCTCGATGCTACCAGAGTGCCATCTATTGGTGCAAGCAAGCTGGTGTCATATTGGATTACACTGCTGTCCAACCAGTACTGTGAATCAAACATATTACCCTTGGCAAATATCATAATGTCAGTCTCTTGCTTTACCAACAGGATTGTGATGTTAATTTCACCAAGTAGACTTGATCTTTCAAAGGCTCAAGGTTTGTTTTCTGACTTTTAACATTTGAACAAAGGCATACATTCATTTGCTTTACAGAGTTCTTCAGAAATATCTTATGGGATTTCAAGATGTTTGGATTCACTGCATAGGCATTTTACAAGATGTTAAAGGGACATGACACTCCAAAATCAAACTTTGCCACTTTTTTTCAGACCTTAAATTTGTACTTCTGTTAATATAAGTCCACTTCCCACTGGCCATATGTTTAGTAGATCCAGGACAGTATAGTGACATTAAGGACAATATACAGTATGAACATTTCTTTCTGCCTTTTTGAATGGAGAGCAGGCATGAGAAACACAATTGAATTTGCCATTGGTGTGATTAATTAAAGCAAGGCTTCCATTCTCTTTGCCTTCAGTGAAAGGACCTCACACATCACTCCCAGCTTTCATCTCTCCCTGAAAAGCAGTTTGAGGAGTGCaaagaaggagagacagataAGGTTACACTGAACGCGCCATAAATCAATCTCAGGCGCGCAAAGAGAGCCAGCTATGAACACTCGTCCAGAACGCAAATAGGAAAGTAAGTGACAGAACAAAGTGAAGCAATTAACTGGGTTTTTAAAGGAGGGGTGGGCAGGAGAGTGTGGTCATACATCATTTGTCAAATGGGTGGTGTGTGGGCAGGCGTGAAGGGATGAGGGACCTGTCATCCACTAGGTGGGATGACTAAGTGAAAAACACCTGGTGAAGGTTCACCTGGCTTGGAGTTATCAAATATAATGTATTtgtatagcccttcttacatcagctgatatcttaaagtgctgtacagaaacccagcctaaaaccccaaatagcaagcaatgcaggtgtagaagcacggtggctaggaaaaactccctagaaaggccaaaacctaggaagaaacccagagaggaaccaggctatgaggggtgaccagtccccttctggctgtgccaggtggagattataacagaacatggccaagatgttcaaatgttcacaaatgaccagcatggtcgaataataataatcacagttgttgtcgacggtgcagcaagtcagcacctcaggagtaaatgtaagctggcttttcatagccgatcattaagagtatctctaccactcctgctgtctctagagagttgaaaacagcaggtctgggacaggtagcatgtccggtgaacacgTCAGGGTaacatagccgcaggcagaacagttgaaactggagcagcagcacggccaggtggactggggacagcaaggaggcatcatgccaggtagtcctgaggcatggtcctagggctcaggtcctcagagagagagaaagagagaattagagagagcatacttacatGCTTTATCATCTCTGCACCCAGAGCCAAATATTTTGTGAGCTGGCCAGTTACTCCATGTTAAGGCTCTCATGGGAGACTACGTTCTTAATTATACCGACAATATTTAGATGGGTAATTTTGTTGTCACTCACAATATTATCTCACCAAACTTCTGTACCTGTACCTTTCATGTAATCTTAACCTATCATACATGTGGGTTCGTAGACTTCACTTCCTCTAAGAAAATGAATTGTCAACTACTAATTGTCTAATCTCACAGCGAA contains:
- the LOC112222637 gene encoding uncharacterized protein LOC112222637, which encodes MSRGCKVLESFGHQIVCVHTTETMHRALPIYLSVFLISSVFAGGSWCANTARARAAALGLDLPRTQFVPYHLRPTRHRSFDPIKTHYENNYGPKEVEFEPILPHNVEIQGDGYPNDWAYGQIFPRGFQPKPSTLNHHGSDLSLADSSVYTPKGQFVSSHKPNFEQVKNSVPRPNAMVAPSQFEYSEKVDNRGYYKSVVVQPVASRRRTAQSVVSRHQSRGAVPYGKSILWSWPQTFPLNPLHHPRVDSSAPEVRQF